The Deltaproteobacteria bacterium region TGAACCAACGGTTTGGAACGGGCTTGATTATTCGAGATGTTTCCGGCCCTGAGGCCGGGCATTACGAGCCGGGTATGATAGACGTCGCCGCACTCTCTGATTTGGACTGTGATCAGCTTCAACCTGCACGTCCCAGTCGAGCAACGGGCCAGGCCATGGTGAAATATGTCACCGAGGGTGCGGACTGGGCCATGCAGGGCCGCATTCGCGGTCTGGCCACCTGCCCCATCAACAAGATGGCCATGCGCACAGCCGGCTTTGACTATGACGGACACACCGAACTCCTTGCCGAAATGACAAAAACCTCAGAGTACGTAATGATGCTCGCCGGAAATAGGCTCAGGGTTGCCCTGGTAACCATCCACATCCCTTTGGCCCGGGTTTCCGGAGAGCTTACGATTGACGCAATCCTTAAGACGATCAGGATCACGGAAGAGGCGCTCAGAAACTCGTTTGGCATTGAAAAGCCGAAACTGGTGGCCGCAGCCCTGAACCCTCATGCAGGTGAAGGCGGCATGTTCGGAGATGAAGAGAGCCGGATCATCTCTCCGGCTCTTTGCCAGGCTGCCAAGGCCGGAGTTGATGTGTCCGGTCCTTATCCTTCAGATAGCTTGTTCTATCAGGCCCTGAAAGGCAAGTGGGACGCCGTTATCTCGATGTACCACGACCAGGGGCTGATACCCTTTAAGATGGTCCACTTTGCCGATGGGGTAAATACAACTCTGGGGCTTCCCATCGTGCGGACATCTGTAGACCATGGCACGGCCTATGATATTGCCGGAAAAGGCCAAGCAGACCCGGGAAGCCTCCTGGCTGCCATACGCATGGGTGCCCACCAGGCCAGGGAAAGGGCAAAAAGCAAAGGGCAGAGAGTATAGATTGTACTTCCCACTACTACAAACTGCGTTTTTTGAGAGTCCGTTGCCCGTAGTCAGTAATCCGCTGTTTAAGAAGCTCAAGGTTCGAGATTAGAGGTTGGAGGCAAGAAAAAAACAGCTTTCTTTTGTAACCGTTCACAGGTTACATTTATGCCGTACGGAATTGTTTTGAAAGATGAACGTCGAACATCGAACATTGAACGTCCAACGTCG contains the following coding sequences:
- the pdxA gene encoding 4-hydroxythreonine-4-phosphate dehydrogenase PdxA, which encodes MSNRPIIGVTMGDPVGIGPEVILKALSQRSLYDICRPIVLGDVRVLTAMNQRFGTGLIIRDVSGPEAGHYEPGMIDVAALSDLDCDQLQPARPSRATGQAMVKYVTEGADWAMQGRIRGLATCPINKMAMRTAGFDYDGHTELLAEMTKTSEYVMMLAGNRLRVALVTIHIPLARVSGELTIDAILKTIRITEEALRNSFGIEKPKLVAAALNPHAGEGGMFGDEESRIISPALCQAAKAGVDVSGPYPSDSLFYQALKGKWDAVISMYHDQGLIPFKMVHFADGVNTTLGLPIVRTSVDHGTAYDIAGKGQADPGSLLAAIRMGAHQARERAKSKGQRV